ttaTTGTAGTAAGATTTCATCATCAGTATTCTGTCTCTTCTGTACGAGATCAAACCTTTAAACTCTTTAGCTCATAAAGCAACATGAGAAATCCCAGACAGCAGTAGACTCCGGGGCAGATCCGGGCTGATGTCAGCAGCTCTGGTGCAGATCCGCCCTGGACTCTACCTGCTGTCTGGGATGTATAGCGAACATTCTTCTGTATATGACAACCTTAGTGGGTCACTTCTGTAAGCTGTTTAACCTTTTTTAATTTCtggtatttttttgtgtttgttgtgtgtctaaatgagtttatttatcaaaatgtgtaaattaaataaagttcagGTACATTAAGCTGAATGGCAAATTCATTTTTAGTGTAGGCATGGGGTGACGGTGCACGccagtgtctgtctgtgtgcgtgtatgtatgtgtgtgtgcgcgtctGTGCATGTTCATCTCTGGAATCTGTGTGTTGTTTGTCAAATTCCTCAGTCGATGCCTCAGCTCTTTTCGTATCACTGTGTAACTGCTCTTGAGGATGAAGGTCTTCATTATGACAGACACATATATAAGAAGAATGACCTTTTCAATTATTATTTTCCAGTTGTATTTAAATCTGCAATAGCAATTTCAGACAATTTCTCTACAGCAAGTTTTTAACGTCAACAGAAAAGAAACATGACTCAGTTTGCATAATGTCAATGGATTTATTTGTCGGCGCTGAGTGTTTTTCTTCAgttgtttaaaaaagaaacgTAATCCTTCATCAGTTCTCATTTAACTTTAATGCTGTTGACCTTCACATCACCCAGCACGTGGACGTGATTGAAAGTGTCGTCCCCGAAACGGTTTGGAAAACTCATCATGTTTCCATCAGGAAGTTTGATGTAAAATGTTTCATTGTTAAAGGTGATGGTCACctgagaaaaagaaaaaaaacaagtctTAAAAACACACACGCTTTTAAAGTCAACATCATATCAGCATACCAATAACTGCTTTTATTATGAATAATTATGTGTGTATATAACAGACAAACATGATATATCATGTGCACACGTAAGGACACAAACCAACGCAAGTGGACCAAACACGATCTTTCTTTTTGTTGGAGCCAAAACTGTAATAATGAATGAAGCACTAGAGGGCGCTGTGAACATGTAGCAGATGTTCATATGATATACAATGTAGGGTTGAGCGGGTCAGAAAATAACACAGGGTTAATTATAACacggctactttacatatttctacAGGGCCGAGCAATCTGTTTCTCTTACTGTGAgaagatctcctgtgaatttatGAAAAgctttgatgtgttttggtgaagatattgaacaaagagtgttttggaggcataaaagtacatttcttcatcttaagtttttttttgagttgggtgtgtaagtcaccaaatccaaccttatattatttgaatcactgtcttgttacctaaaacttaacagcattttaaaacatgtcaacaactcctagtaactgataattgggattgaaaacatttttacacagcagggttagttgtcacacagtcAGGtgatacaatgataatgaaaacaatgtcaatactattcatcaaaatcATAACTCttaatacaatatcagaggaaataactcactattatcatttttttatcataatatgtaataataaaatgtatttctatgCATTGCTTCATAATAGacggatggttagatgaaggatgaaggatggatgaatgtgtggatatctatctattataggcagatatataaaacaatatccacctttagtatataaacagaatttaattgaattattGGTGTTTAAACTACATTATCTAGCAGGTGtaacaacaaaccctctgtttgttacaatgaagcccacctatggggtaacgtTTGCATTCCTGTCACTTTAATTGTATGATAACTGTAGATCACACatacaaactttaagtgtttcATCTAActtgaatgatagagccaaagtcaAAAAGTGTTCGTTTGTGCCCCACTCTCCCTTACTGTAATCTCAGTTTATTTATGTGTGCACGGatgacagaaataaaaaaaaacattttagaataatCCAGCACAATTCATCatgtttatcatttgcatgGGAAATCTTCATTCAATGGATACTGTATCCATTGAATGAAGAATTCAAATACAAATGATAAACATGATGAATGATAAACAGGATGGCAGAAATTATTCTAAGCTATTGCTATTCACTAGTATTAAAGAGGTCAGAGGTcattaaatgtgttttgtcaCCTTGAACTCTTCGCCCTGTTGGAAAGGGAAGCAGGGTTCACGATGTTCATCGCCCCATCCGCCGTGATTATTTGAGTTACACACAATGACGCGAGAGTCGCCGCACTGAGTGAATCGAGGGTTAAAGTGAAGAGCTACTGAGTCACAGTCATGACCGACGTTAATCGAGAACCTGTTTGAGATAAAGACACATcaacaataaaataaacacaaacacactgtaGATCTGTTCTGAGTCTTAATGTTTTCACATGGCTAATCTAAAGGTGGATTATGAAAGAGTTACTACGACCCTTACGACAGGATCGAGTTTACTTGTACACACCCTTCACAGTCCGATTTGACCTTGCCAGAAATTTTCAACTCTGTTCCGGCCTGAAAGGTGATGTCATTCACAGTAAACACCTGTTAGAGATCAAGAATAAAGTAAGCGTTTACTTATGTGAGGTCAAAActcataaaacacatttttaatatcATGTCatactattaaaaataataatacaacttTGTGTTGAGTATTAATGCTCGTGACATTGTGTCAATTTCAAACACACAGTTTGGTTTATGGTTTCTCGGAGCAGTAGTAAATCTGTTAAATTACTGTTTAACCTGTGATAAGACTAACGGTTAAAGGTGTTATCTGTGAATGTTAATGATAAACTTGAGATAATAAGCTCATAAAGACACAGGTAACAGGAAGACGCATTTCGCAAACATTTGATCTAACGTCACGTCAGAGTTAACAAAGTAATGCAGAACAATGTGAACGCACATACATTATAGAGATGATAACATGACAGAGTTTCATTTACATCCCTGTTTGACTGGATAAATAGATATGTGTTTACTGTAGACATGTCAATGTGATAACAGAGTCATGAACATCCATGTGATCTTGAGTCGTAATGTTGCaatgattcattttttaaaggaaGTAATCGATTTCAAAATCTACCCGAGCACTAAcctaatctctctctctctgtttcatatttatttcttaCATTCATATTTCATTTGAACTAAAGCATTTTTTCATCATTGTAGGATTTTTATTTctgcactttaaaaaataattcaggGGATCAGTTGCTCTTACTTAATTAAATGTATTGGTGCAAGTTAAACATTCTTAAATATTCaatttatgtaacattttaggttgaaaacttttttattgAGTTTTCCTGATATTACAATGTTGATAAATCAACATCAACTTAAATATCTGTGTTAGTTTAAAAGATTAATACTGTATTTAAGAGACTTATTAAAATAAggtagatttatttttttattaagttaaagTGAGTATTAAATATGTGatcctgtctgtaaaatcctgattaaagtctcataatcagtTTGATTTCAATGTTTGTCATGATCTTACtgaataaatattaaagatatcaaggttctattttcacaaaattttctTTTCATGatgtaagaataataataaactcatccaaactatggcataacacaaatgtaactgtgGGAATGatgttggtgactaaaagcatccaaaataaatgaaaactctgttatattttatcatctgaAGTGCGGTCACCCTTTGCTGAGAAATTGCAAAATCGTACtcgtgtcattttatcaagaagcttcttgaagttTCAACTTGAGATGAATTTGAAAGAATATTGACGGagttcacatttttcatcaacaaaagtcatttatttcaaaaattatattttaaaataacattttagtttTCTAATAGCAGAAATGAATATGTTTGGCAGCTATATTTTTGTCTGGACCAgtaatttcaaatatttatatatacaccttagggtggtccttataaggggttaatttttttaaatgttcaactctcaccccctaaatgtattaggatatcaataaaaacacactgtgcaaTTATGAATTGTTCCTACAATATCTAGAGGTTGCTCAAAGgctttgaatattttcaacatcATATATTTCTGCAAAAACTGtgccatttaaaaacacacaacacacataaaacttgcttcttgaagggtaactttgttccagttatttcAATCTCTTCTGATCCGAGTAATCATATAGCGGACTTGCCTCGTGTTACTTCAGCCATTGTCTCAGTGTATATTGTCAATTGTGCTTCATTCACATTGaagctttcttgctttgaaagacatatcacaactaaaacaggagttttaattgcatggagcatgctcaaataagtccattgctgccataagtatatattattaaacaattatacatgctagcACAAAGTGTCACATAATACGTGAATGTGTGAAACTTCAAAGTTCATgagcaacctctaaatattaattcatattgaaaaaaaatcccatttttttaaatgatttattcaaacatattggtgGAGTGAgaacttttaaaagtttcaTTTGATTATGTTGCTGAAAAAGTCTCAAAGTAAAACTCAAAGGTTCAAAATCACAAATACTCAAACATCAGTGACCAGATGTGATACATGACTAGAAATGATGTCACTTACCATCTTGCTCTCTTTGTGGATTGCAGATGTGTGTGTGATTCACCTGTCACCTTATATAAGAAGAAGGTGGACACCAAACCCTCCATCCAATAGGAAGAGAGAACAGCAGTAACCAATCACAGACAGCACTGACTGATCTGAACGTCAATATTAGATGTGTTGTGTTTGATTATCATCAATGAATGCAGATTTGATCTCAGTGACTCAGAACGACATAAGAATAAGTTAATATTTTACAGACTTTATATAGAAAGTAAAACAttatgtgttggatttacttcAACTATttatgcaccatttttgcatccTGGTTTTTAGGTAaatataataaagcaataacaagaaaaacatcATTATTGTTACACAAGCATTTAGGTTTACCCAACCTTCTTTACTTTGCTGctgcaacatggctgcagcaggtggaGTGATACTACGCAGTTCCCAAAAACAGTCCCCTGAAATTGAAAGTaatcaaggggactattttttggTTACTcgcaatatcattgcgcctccggCAGCCGTGCCACGGCAGAAAAGTCCTTGATAATTGCACCAGAacgagagtatagttcatagccatatcagcctagaaaatcacaacttttaattttcagtcggtcttattacaagatgtaactacagaagagtcaagttttaaataggaaaaatatcaaaacttggTTGGTTagttttgagcgcaatgctaatggcaGGGCTCGAGGCAAATTTTTTTCACTGGTTGCACTTGTGCACCTAACTTTATTTCTTAGGTGCACCAAaacaaaagttaggtgcacccaAAACTTTGGCCAGAATGCATTTAACGCCACAGTTTTACAAGCACCCAACCCTGTTAACCTGCACAAGGACGCTGGCAtcctaaagagtttttttttacatatttacagtttttgagcTTGTTAACCTTGTTAAGTTTCGACCTCGTTAACCTCTGGgattatatataaaatgtaaaaaggtCAAAAGAGAAACACCACAATTTTCTGAATATTTTTGTTGTACACTGAGAACAGCAGAGAAGAAGAACAAAGTTTTCGTTCAGATGGATTTATTTGCAGTGACTTTCATTGCAGAAGTAACAGCAGTAAAACTGAGATATTACTACTGAACATCATTGATTTATGATGTCTTTTACTGCTCAGGTGACCACCATGCTGCTAACCGTGACGTCACCACCTACATGGAGATGATTGAAGGTTTCCGTTCCAAAGCGGTTTGTGAAGGTTATCATGTTCCCATCGGTAAGTTTGGCATAAAAGTTTTCATGGTTGAAGGTGAAGCTCACCTGTTGGTAAAGTGTGAAAGATTTGTGTGaattatatgttttttcattGAATAAAGTTTCCATCAGAGGAACTATCAGGAAGCACAGGTTTAATAATAGAAATCTCCTAACAAACATGGACTGAAAGTGATCATAATATTTATCTTTATAAGATCTCTGATGAgtgtttctttcttttctctttAAAGACTCTTACTGTATGTGTTACCTTAAACTCTTTGCCTTGTTCAAAGGGAAAAAATGTGTAACGTTGCTCCTCACTCCAGCCGCCCTTCTTAGAGTTACACACGATGGTTTTCACGTCGCCTCCGTGGTTGAATCGAGGGTTGAAATGAAAGGCAATGTTGTCATAGTCATAACCAAAGTTAATTGAGAATCTGAGAATAGAGAAAAGTACAATTTGAGATAAAAACATATCAAAGAAAAATCACACATATCTGCTCTGTTAGTGAGTTGTGTAACTTTCTGCGCTCAGATTGTTTTTCTTAAATTATTTGTCTAATTTAATCCTTTTGCTATTCAGTGAAATTGATTGATTTGTCTTGCTTTGATTTGGTCGTCATCTTGGATAAACAAGCTTTCAGAAATGTGTTATAACATTGTCTTCTTCATGAAAGATTACTAACTGTTACTAGCTGTTGTGAGCTCCTgttatgtttaaatgctgtCTGTTTAAAATTACTGTgaaaaattactgtaaaaatGACAGTATAAATGTCAGCTgattgccagtaacttactgtagaccCAAATGTATTCCAttaactggcaacagtttgttaaaaagttaaatgaacattaaacatgaacaagtctttagctttacagaataaaactaaaataaaagccaaaatctgaaggaaaaacattggtaggatttctggttcccagagtgttttgcatgaggctgtaattttatagttttattctgtaaagatagacttgttaatgtttaatattcatttaattttcaaCAAACTTGACAGAAAATAACATCaatataaatctacagtaagttactggcaaacagctacatacatttttacagtgttgacaCAGTTTAAGCAAATATCTGATTTGTCTCGGAAATAAATTTACTCATTGTCAGCTCTCACATTTATGGATGTGGGACATTAAtggtaaaacataaataaagcaCTTGTTTCTTTAGGATACAAAAGCAAGTACACATACACTTCACAGTTGGGTTTGACCCTGCCGGTGACGCACAGCTCCCTACCGGCCTGAAAGCCCAAATCACTTACGGTGAACACCTGTCAGACATAAGAAATAAGATAGATACAATTGTTTTTctacttttaaaccattttcacaTGCGTTTGggtttataatttttttctgcatttttaaacaattttcgcctgacgttaggtttagagttgggtttgggttaggatgtcactttatgttacagaaagtcgtactaaccccaaacccacgcgaaaatggtagGAATATAGGAAAAAAATGAGTAACCAATAAGTGAAACTAAAACAGAAAAGAAAGGAAAATGCGGAGAtgcgtgacaatgacacagataaatcagcaaaatattccgtgactataacatgGAAATTCATGAGATCAGCTTGCAATGTACAtgagaaaaaacataaaatcatGGTAGGGCTGTTACTTTTGAAAACAACTCGAACAGATATGGACTATCATGCAATTGTTAATATATTCATATATCTACGTGCCCACTCCCTTCTCTTGCACACAGATGCCGTCGGTCTCAAATCACAGTGATGATATGATATAATAATATGAAATAACTCACCATCTTTCTCTGGTTGTTGGGGTGGATTGCAGTCGTGTGTGAGATTCAGTGTCTGCCaccttttataataaaatccAGAAGGTGGACACCAAAACCTTCATCCAATAGTTAAAGGGAAAACACTAttttacattgtttttattaatagcTGACTGATTTATATCCTAAATATTTCTACAAGATCTTGGCTCACATGATCAACTTCACCTGGAGCGATTCAGAGTTTAGACAGATAACTATTTAATATAGATTAACACATAACCCTTAAGACACAACATTtacacaatattttattatattttgcaTGAACGCGTTGTGTTATGCGTGTGAGAAATAATCTGGGGAGGGACTGGACACACAGGGTTCATTTAGACATCACTTCATTAAAATCCAGCACCTTTACAGCAAACGTTTTTCATACTGtactactgtaaaaaaaacatagaaattgcagctgggttgccggtaatttaccgtagatttaaatgtatgccacccactggcaacattttgttcaaagttaaatgaacattaaacatttacaggtctttgtctttacagagtaaaactaaaaaaacggcatcaagcaaaacattctgggaaacaaaatctgaagcaaaaaaaacagaaaaaggttgatgatgatttctggttcccagaatgctttgcatgaggctgttattgtatggttttattctgtaaagataaagacttgttaatatttaaaatttatttaactttgaacaaactcttaccagtaaataacataaatttaaatctacggtaaattaccggcaacacagctgtaatttctactgaatttttttacagtgtacctgaATGAAATACACAGTTAACCTTAACTTATGTTAACTTTTTTGTATGTTAAatgcagaggtggaaagtaacgaattacatttactagcgttactgtaattgagtagttttttgtacttttactttttaagtaGTTTTCAAAATCTgtaattttacttttacttaagtatgttttgtttaaagtattgtacttcgctacagcTTAAATCATATCTAGTActgagtaaaaaatatataaaaaataatgcaaggTGAAAAAAGCGAACCACGGATACGgattgattgatgggcgggcTGAGGGCgctaaactaaaataaacaaaccaaaaaaacatgaccAATAAGACGGGTACCAGTGATGCAGGCCCCtgaatttaattattataaaaagaaaccCCTGGCGCTATTTAAGCGATCACTTTACTTCTCATAAAAACTCAACATCAAACCTGCATAAGCATGTTCAGGAAAGTTAATGAAACTCAGGGagcagggtttaaattgggtgGGCACACAGGCTTTACGCTCGTGAGTAAGGAATTGCCGACCAGGTTTTTACCATTCAGTTGCACGGCTCATCAATTGTTATTGACAGTGacaccatgcgcattatcttccgaggtctagcagcttcacTTGAAGTCAAACAACTTATAAGAACGTCCTcaagaatgcgcaggtcattacaGGCCTggcgccacgagggggcaaaagggggcattgccccctcagatctgatttgtgccccctctgtttcatttttgtattcatggttacaaataaaatgttcaaccttttgagttaaataataatttaagctTATCCCCATATGGGATTTAAAATGTTCAGTAACGTGACATTACTGCCAGATTCAAACCTCTTTCGCGTTGGTTGACGCTGAGCCAGAAGGACGAGCTCAGCGCTGTCATATATCAATGCAGTGTTTTCaacctcataatgtttattttagatttcagacatttaaatacacataagcactggtaaaacaatagcctacatttagtttgtaaaatacacactgatgtctatggaagcagcaataaaaatctattcaaataagataataatttgctaataataaaaaaaaatttttttcaaataataatttgCCGACGTGTCttattcatatcagacaaacacagtgaAAGTAACTATAAAGTTTACTCTATTGTTATAAAGGTTATAATTttacctgtttgaaagacgaggatgcgcacctgtcaatcagctattacataacagagcgaggccagagacgaacgtgctcttaaacaggaattaatatatggaataatgtgtgcatctttgaataattgtaagaatacatttcctttaaattaattttgtcatataaagttttaagagATAATCATGTTTCATTCACTTGCTTATTTAGAGTTGCGGTTAAACgcgtgtttggcgcatttagcctacctcagagtttatttcagtaatattgctgtttttccggtaataataatacaatttatatatcaatcctgcttccttgtctgtttattaattttattatgctgttatgttatgtggatatttattgccatagcTATGAGACGTGCATtgccgttatatgaatactcttgtctaatattaaaatcatatgcggaataatgtgtgcatctttgaataactgtaagaatacagttcctctgaaaataacaattgttgtcaaatttttgaaaatgataatttttgtcaaagttttgagaaataataatgttgtgaggatatttattccCATATGAGACGTTTATTGCCGTTGAATAGCCTACTCTCCTCTATAATATGGAAATCACATAGCAATGTGGTATACTGCAGTTACCCTGCTAATTTTAACATAGagataaataaacctttgcaaatctgctgatttgatccattcatgtcctgaccaccaggcgagagattttaaacatccttaatccacacttactagtctatcaaataatatctcatgatctatcattattttttgctagttttaCTAAATTGTGTTAGTCAGTTTCTGGTTACCTGTGCAGTTGCATATGGAGTGTTTTATGgagcgctgcatttaaaaatcTGTCATTCCAAAGCGAGATCTCAGTGTGTATTATTCATTGATGGTATAAAGTTAAGCCCCCTCAACAATTTCACATGCCTCCTCAGTCATTTCATCCTGCAGCCGGGCCTGGGTCATTAGACATTGAGAAGAATAAAGGTCTTAGACATCAGGTCCCCAGGTCAGGAAAACTAGATAGAAAAAGATAAAAGTAAAGGATAAAAGTATATAgccatgacatgacacgtgaac
This genomic interval from Misgurnus anguillicaudatus chromosome 8, ASM2758022v2, whole genome shotgun sequence contains the following:
- the LOC129450656 gene encoding beta-galactoside-binding lectin; its protein translation is MVFTVNDITFQAGTELKISGKVKSDCEGFSINVGHDCDSVALHFNPRFTQCGDSRVIVCNSNNHGGWGDEHREPCFPFQQGEEFKVTITFNNETFYIKLPDGNMMSFPNRFGDDTFNHVHVLGDVKVNSIKVK
- the LOC129450654 gene encoding galectin-1, translated to MVFTVSDLGFQAGRELCVTGRVKPNCEVFSINFGYDYDNIAFHFNPRFNHGGDVKTIVCNSKKGGWSEEQRYTFFPFEQGKEFKVSFTFNHENFYAKLTDGNMITFTNRFGTETFNHLHVGGDVTVSSMVVT